A single genomic interval of Shewanella psychropiezotolerans harbors:
- a CDS encoding thioesterase domain-containing protein — MNQLSVTLFAAEQPSHLDFMSYQHPEIANRACHGWQDCCAPRVHFIPGDHYTMLQDPNVASLAQEISQLLTGPQQQTDSIQNRSKEVFENE, encoded by the coding sequence ATGAACCAGTTATCCGTGACGCTCTTTGCCGCAGAACAACCCAGCCATTTGGACTTCATGAGCTATCAACACCCAGAGATAGCCAATCGAGCTTGTCATGGCTGGCAGGACTGCTGCGCGCCGCGGGTGCACTTTATACCGGGAGACCACTACACCATGCTGCAAGATCCAAATGTAGCGTCACTTGCCCAAGAAATCTCTCAGTTGCTGACGGGCCCTCAACAACAGACTGACTCAATTCAGAATAGATCCAAGGAAGTGTTTGAAAATGAATAA
- a CDS encoding Gfo/Idh/MocA family oxidoreductase, translated as MNKPKKVVIAGTKFGELYLNAFIEPHPDLALAGIISQGSQRSQTLANAFGVPLFQDVSELPLDIDIACVVIRASSIGGAGNLLVEDLLQRKIHVIQEHPVSVNELNRHQSLAQQHGVHYRINSFYASSAAGKTLIAGAQHLSSQTRKDASYGNLTTSRQLLYSTLDLLLQSLGESTKLQPTLLGKQKQFDIINLHSAQGDYLLQLQNYLDPRDPDMHSLAMHRIMLGWNNGYLALADSYGPVTWTPVLHADNHQSDSHSLYQIVSKPEGHYLNQRTTQTLCDNQSQVKDTFESLGPDGVLFTLEQFSRVIDGQACEAGFTLAHQLNVAQLWEHILALSGQPQEQAISPAIRIKMPLAEPIRGQV; from the coding sequence ATGAATAAACCTAAAAAAGTCGTCATCGCCGGCACTAAATTTGGCGAGCTTTATCTCAATGCTTTTATCGAGCCTCACCCAGATTTGGCGCTGGCGGGTATCATTTCCCAAGGTAGCCAACGCTCACAGACATTGGCAAACGCCTTTGGCGTCCCTTTGTTTCAGGATGTCAGCGAATTGCCTCTGGATATCGATATTGCTTGCGTCGTCATCAGAGCCTCGAGTATCGGCGGAGCTGGCAACCTATTAGTCGAAGACCTTTTACAACGTAAGATCCACGTCATTCAGGAACATCCCGTCTCTGTCAATGAGCTGAACCGTCATCAATCCCTTGCTCAGCAGCACGGTGTTCATTATCGAATAAACAGTTTTTATGCCTCATCTGCAGCAGGAAAAACCCTGATCGCGGGCGCACAACACCTCAGTAGCCAAACACGAAAGGATGCGAGTTACGGCAACCTCACCACCAGTCGTCAACTCCTGTATTCCACATTGGATCTGTTACTGCAATCTCTGGGAGAAAGTACCAAATTACAGCCCACCTTGCTGGGTAAACAGAAACAATTCGACATCATTAACCTACACTCAGCTCAAGGTGATTATCTATTGCAATTGCAAAACTATCTCGACCCTCGAGATCCAGATATGCACAGCTTAGCCATGCACCGCATCATGCTGGGTTGGAACAATGGCTATCTGGCACTCGCAGACAGTTATGGTCCTGTGACTTGGACGCCGGTTCTGCATGCTGATAATCACCAAAGCGACAGCCACAGCTTGTACCAAATCGTTTCGAAGCCTGAAGGTCATTACCTTAACCAACGCACAACTCAAACTCTATGTGACAACCAAAGTCAGGTAAAAGATACCTTTGAGAGCCTAGGCCCGGACGGTGTGCTGTTTACCCTTGAGCAATTTTCTCGGGTGATAGATGGCCAAGCGTGTGAGGCTGGATTCACGCTCGCGCACCAATTAAACGTCGCGCAACTTTGGGAACACATTCTGGCACTTTCAGGACAACCACAAGAGCAAGCCATATCACCCGCTATCCGCATCAAGATGCCATTGGCTGAGCCAATAAGAGGACAAGTATAA
- a CDS encoding thioesterase II family protein has translation MEQVFKTLHKSSNRPDHIWVIFPFAGGSLSAFKSWTSLGDDLLPNNTLILLATYPGRDNRMRERPHQHISDLANNLFNALINLISHSDLPANATLRLCGHSMGAQVAFEVCKQLEEHYGSATPITQLVLSGCHAPHLESRRTLSHLHNGDFIDQLIEIGSGSAVLKQHPELLPVFLPMLRADFLATESYYSALENAPELRYTPCTLVFGESDPEAWNSEVQEWREWLDPALRTHARVVGIPGDHFYITTSPATFIRHVIEQTESTTLVRSTPKQTNSANPVRSGEQHG, from the coding sequence ATGGAGCAAGTATTCAAAACCTTACATAAAAGTAGCAATCGGCCAGACCATATTTGGGTGATTTTCCCCTTTGCCGGAGGCAGCCTGAGCGCATTCAAAAGTTGGACATCTCTGGGAGATGACCTACTGCCAAACAATACGCTTATTTTACTCGCAACCTACCCAGGTCGCGATAACCGCATGCGCGAGCGGCCACATCAACACATTTCGGATTTAGCCAACAATCTGTTTAACGCGTTAATTAACCTGATTTCCCATAGCGACTTACCCGCCAATGCCACTCTCCGCCTGTGTGGTCATAGCATGGGCGCCCAGGTCGCCTTTGAAGTTTGCAAGCAATTGGAGGAGCACTATGGTTCTGCCACCCCAATCACCCAATTGGTGTTATCAGGGTGCCACGCCCCACATCTAGAAAGTCGAAGAACACTCAGCCACTTACACAATGGCGACTTCATCGATCAATTAATTGAAATCGGCAGCGGAAGCGCTGTCCTCAAACAACACCCCGAACTTTTACCGGTGTTTCTTCCCATGTTAAGAGCCGATTTCCTTGCCACCGAAAGCTATTACAGTGCACTTGAAAACGCCCCTGAACTGCGATACACCCCATGCACGTTAGTGTTTGGAGAAAGCGATCCAGAAGCTTGGAATTCAGAGGTACAAGAGTGGCGTGAATGGCTTGACCCTGCTTTACGCACACATGCCCGGGTAGTCGGAATTCCCGGCGACCATTTTTATATCACCACATCCCCCGCGACGTTTATTCGACATGTTATCGAACAGACGGAAAGTACCACCTTAGTTCGCTCCACCCCAAAGCAAACAAACAGCGCAAACCCTGTCAGATCCGGAGAGCAACATGGCTAA
- a CDS encoding salicylate synthase, which translates to MANHHEQTYKTFTLAHQCQPILLATELTSLAFCKDYLVYEHHDEWAIGINKLTQLTVSSSGEITDFNGYKHRVKPTKICQTIHQATQTLNIKDWRLFGRADFEFCRFAHNLQQQETSRELLELFVPETDIRITKKRIVIRTMDDTVLPQIQSIIADCTNNMTATEHCHTALTQDDILHAQAVKQHFQESVRSAVEEIKEHKYNKVILSRVAILPANVDSKKSFIEGRRKNTPARSFMLKLGEIEAFGFSPETVLEVDEHGNLSTQPLAGTRALPDDPQAAILLRNELLTDPKEIAEHAASVKLAVEELTQICPSSTVNVAEFMQVSERGSVQHLASRVTGNLSEGKSAWDAFNVLFPSITASGIPKREAIDAIARFELLPRGLYSGSVLVTDHNGYFDAALVLRTAYKHQSVSLLQAGAGIIGLSTPEREWEETGEKMACVLDHLVFEKGQEKHHLATDTVPADSILCEEKS; encoded by the coding sequence ATGGCTAATCACCACGAACAAACCTACAAAACATTCACACTAGCACACCAATGCCAACCCATATTACTGGCAACTGAGCTGACTAGCTTAGCATTTTGCAAGGATTACCTCGTCTATGAACACCACGATGAATGGGCCATAGGCATCAACAAACTAACCCAACTGACCGTCAGTAGCAGCGGTGAAATTACTGATTTTAATGGCTACAAGCATAGGGTCAAGCCCACAAAAATTTGCCAGACGATTCATCAAGCAACCCAAACGTTAAACATAAAAGATTGGCGGTTGTTTGGGCGCGCAGATTTCGAGTTCTGCCGCTTTGCTCACAACCTACAACAGCAAGAAACCAGCCGCGAACTGCTGGAATTGTTTGTGCCGGAAACGGATATACGGATCACAAAAAAGCGCATTGTCATTCGCACAATGGACGATACGGTACTGCCACAGATCCAAAGTATTATTGCTGACTGTACCAATAACATGACCGCCACAGAGCACTGCCACACCGCTCTGACCCAAGACGATATTCTTCATGCTCAGGCAGTCAAACAGCACTTTCAGGAAAGCGTGCGCTCAGCTGTCGAGGAGATAAAGGAACACAAATACAACAAGGTTATTTTGTCCCGTGTCGCAATACTTCCAGCTAATGTTGACTCGAAAAAAAGCTTCATCGAAGGGCGTAGGAAAAATACACCTGCTCGTTCATTTATGTTGAAACTCGGTGAAATTGAAGCCTTTGGTTTTTCTCCTGAAACAGTATTAGAAGTCGATGAACACGGCAATCTCAGCACCCAGCCCCTTGCGGGCACTCGCGCATTGCCTGATGATCCGCAAGCCGCCATTCTACTTAGAAACGAATTGCTGACAGATCCGAAAGAGATTGCCGAACATGCGGCCTCAGTCAAACTCGCGGTCGAGGAGTTAACGCAGATTTGTCCCTCTTCGACAGTGAACGTAGCAGAGTTTATGCAAGTATCAGAACGAGGCAGCGTTCAGCACCTTGCTTCTCGTGTCACTGGCAACTTGTCAGAGGGGAAATCCGCCTGGGATGCCTTCAATGTACTGTTTCCCTCAATTACTGCATCGGGGATCCCAAAGCGAGAAGCCATTGATGCGATTGCCAGGTTCGAACTTTTACCCCGGGGCTTATACAGCGGCAGCGTTCTTGTGACCGATCACAATGGTTACTTCGACGCAGCACTCGTACTGAGGACGGCCTATAAGCACCAGTCAGTTTCTTTATTACAAGCTGGCGCTGGTATTATAGGTTTATCAACCCCCGAAAGAGAATGGGAAGAAACCGGTGAAAAGATGGCCTGTGTACTCGATCATTTAGTATTTGAAAAAGGACAAGAAAAGCACCACCTTGCCACCGATACCGTGCCCGCTGATAGCATCCTTTGCGAGGAAAAGTCATGA